A stretch of the Nematostella vectensis chromosome 1, jaNemVect1.1, whole genome shotgun sequence genome encodes the following:
- the LOC116601970 gene encoding uncharacterized protein LOC116601970 isoform X2, whose product MFCSYCGRKLGDDGSTFCVFCGKELSKAVENKPFGRPASHVSTIKSFVGFKKGKDGKPTKKQLKDKNKPEEANDVIINIGLKVFSEEELKDKRGKKLAIKVNKHASLRNCSNKRNRNGPTFRETCIPKELNMSYFTKTAKRLCSFLERPKSFSPWKSISKQH is encoded by the exons ATGTTTTGCTCTTATTGTGGTCGCAAGCTAGGCGATGATGGATCTACGTTTTGTGTTTTCTGCGGAAAAG AACTCTCCAAAGCAGTTGAAAACAAACCATTTGGTAGACCTGCTTCACATGTATCTACAATAAAATCATTTGTTGGTTTTAAGAAGGGAAAAGATGGCAAGCCGACAAAGAAACAGTTAAAAGACAAGAATAAACCTGAGGAGGCTAATGATGTAATCATTAACATTGGGTTGAAAGTATTTAGTGAGGAAGAGCTCAAGGATAAAAGAGGAAAGAAGTTGGCAATAAAAGTGAACAAGCATGCATCCTTAAGGAATTGCTCGAACAAGCGAAATCGAAATGGGCCGACTTTCAGAGAAACCTGTATTCCGAag GAACTGAATATGTCCTACTTTACGAAGACGGCCAAGAGGCTTTGTTCCTTCCTGGAACGTCCAAAGAGTTTTTCACCTTGGAAAAGTATAAGCAAGCAGCATTAA